Proteins encoded together in one Lathyrus oleraceus cultivar Zhongwan6 chromosome 5, CAAS_Psat_ZW6_1.0, whole genome shotgun sequence window:
- the LOC127079239 gene encoding probable LRR receptor-like serine/threonine-protein kinase At1g06840 — translation MRSYSSISTRDFMWNNLTGTIPKEIGHITSLRLLLLNGNKLSGSLPDELGDLTNMNRLQLDENQLSGSVPESLANMINVRHLHMNNNSFTGQLPSKLSNLSNLMHLLLDNNNLSGYLPPEFSKLHSLEILQLDNNNFSGNGIPSTYENLPRLVKLSLRNCSLEGAIPDLNSIPSLKYLDLSWNQFTGSIPSNNLSTNMTTVDLSHNKLNGSIPRGGIYPYLQRLKRKTSIIAAIIIGAVAAVLAITAITMLLIFRRNSKYMHLISRKRTSSNVCIKIDGVKAFTLKELTHATNKFDISTKVGEGGYGNVYKGILSDETFVVVKRARENSLQGQKEFLTEIELLSRLRHRNLVSLLGYCSEEGEQMLIYEFMPNGTLREWISGKKLSQIINHFVK, via the exons atgAGAAGTTACAGCAGCATTTCAACCAG GGATTTCATGTGGAACAATCTGACTGGCACAATACCAAAGGAAATCGGACACATTACATCGTTGAGACTCTT GCTCTTGAATGGAAATAAATTATCTGGCAGTTTACCGGATGAGCTTGGCGACCTTACGAATATGAATAGACTCCAACTAGATGAAAACCAACTGTCAGGTTCTGTGCCAGAATCGTTAGCGAATATGATCAACGTTAGACACCT CCACATGAACAACAACTCGTTCACTGGTCAACTTCCATCCAAACTTTCAAACCTTTCCAATCTTATGCATTT GCTTTTGGATAACAATAACTTATCGGGATATCTTCCACCAGAATTTTCCAAGTTACACAGTTTGGAAATACT GCAACTTGATAACAATAATTTCAGCGGGAATGGAATTCCTTCTACCTATGAAAATTTACCCAGGCTTGTAAAATT GAGTCTGAGAAATTGCAGCCTGGAAGGAGCTATTCCCGATTTAAATTCAATACCAAGTCTTAAATATTT GGATCTTAGCTGGAATCAGTTCACTGGGTCTATACCGTCAAATAATCTTTCAACCAATATGACAACTGT TGATTTGTCCCATAACAAACTCAACGGATCAATTCCCCGAGGCGGAATATATCCTTATCTTCAAAGATT AAAGAGAAAAACAAGCATTATTGCTGCTATTATAATAGGAGCCGTTGCTGCTGTTTTAGCAATAACCGCAATAACCATGCTCCTAATTTTTAGAAGAAATTCGAAATACATGCACTTGATTTCCAGGAAACGAACGT CCTCTAATGTATGTATCAAAATAGATGGTGTGAAAGCATTCACTTTGAAAGAGTTGACTCACGCCACTAACAAATTTGATATCTCGACTAAAGTTGGGGAAGGAGGTTATGGAAATGTCTATAAGGGCATTTTATCTGATGAAACATTTGTTGTCGTTAAGCGAGCAAGAGAAAATTCATTACAAGGACAAAAAGAGTTCTTGACTGAGATTGAGCTTTTATCGAGGTTACGTCATCGAAATCTTGTCTCTCTATTAGGCTACTGTAGCGAAGAAGGAGAGCAG ATGCTGATTTATGAATTCATGCCCAACGGCACACTAAGGGAATGGATTTCTGGTAAGAAATTGTCCCAAATTATAAATCACTTTGTAAAATGA